One window of the Rufibacter radiotolerans genome contains the following:
- a CDS encoding peptidylprolyl isomerase, protein MSLRAFSPTAPARLFLIASMAAALVSCQSKQSAPPVEQQPAGPPVPALLTQQTAPDTLAAYAQAHPNDTLVLLSTPKGDIKIKLYKDTPLHRANFVRLASYGFFDQTVFFRVEKDFMIQGGRSESQTVKIGTYRIPAEIRPHYFHKRGAVGMARYGDAENPERMSSNRDFYIVQGHPLPDYELQANIKEFKLNLTPAQKQVYRTQGGAPNLDQTFTIFGEVIEGMAVVDSIAAVPVDDQKWPLKDIGMKVRVVR, encoded by the coding sequence ATGTCATTACGCGCTTTTTCCCCCACTGCTCCTGCCAGACTTTTCCTTATTGCGAGCATGGCCGCAGCGCTGGTCAGTTGCCAAAGCAAGCAGTCTGCGCCACCCGTTGAGCAGCAACCGGCGGGCCCACCCGTGCCTGCGCTCCTCACCCAACAAACTGCCCCAGACACCCTGGCCGCCTATGCGCAGGCGCACCCCAATGACACGCTGGTGTTGCTTAGCACGCCCAAAGGCGATATCAAGATCAAGTTATACAAAGACACGCCCCTGCACCGGGCCAACTTTGTGCGGCTGGCTTCTTACGGTTTCTTTGACCAGACGGTATTCTTTAGAGTAGAGAAGGACTTTATGATCCAGGGCGGGCGGTCAGAGTCCCAGACGGTCAAGATTGGCACCTACCGCATTCCGGCGGAGATACGGCCGCATTACTTCCATAAGCGCGGGGCCGTGGGCATGGCGCGCTACGGCGATGCGGAAAACCCGGAACGGATGTCTTCTAACCGCGACTTCTATATTGTGCAAGGCCACCCCCTCCCCGACTATGAGCTGCAGGCCAACATTAAAGAATTCAAGCTAAACCTAACCCCGGCGCAAAAACAAGTGTACCGTACCCAGGGCGGCGCCCCCAACCTGGACCAGACCTTTACTATCTTCGGAGAGGTGATAGAAGGCATGGCCGTTGTGGACAGCATTGCGGCCGTACCGGTTGATGACCAGAAATGGCCTCTTAAGGATATTGGCATGAAGGTAAGGGTGGTCAGGTAG
- a CDS encoding M13 family metallopeptidase: MNKTQILWLASALSGVVVAGCSKPAAAPQVATTTETPAVSQSETLVAGVGLNMDNLNRSVSPCEDFNQFANGGWLKNNPVPAAESRWGSFNELRDNNNAALRAVVNAAMAQTTAAKGSTAQMVGDFYAAGMDSMAIEKAGLSPLKPELDRINAIKDRNTLLQTLARQKQMGSGALFGFGVSQDRKNSTQHIANIRQGGLGLPDRDYYLKTDARSKSVKAEYQNHVARMFQLMGDSEAKAKQNAAKVVEMETRLANASMTRVQQRDPYATYNKMTVAEVQKLAPNFNWTSLLSNMKAQAAKEIIVGQPEFFKEANRMLATVPVSDWKTYLRWHLVRGTAPYLSQPFVQENFNFYSKFLNGTKEMQPRWKRVLGTTDGTIGEALGQEYVKKTFTPEAKAKALEMVNNLRAAFQEHVKNLDWMSEDTKKQAMAKLNAFAVKIGYPDKWKDYTGLTISRDSYVKNMLDAAQWNYNKNVAKLGQPVDRTEWGMTPPTVNAYYSPTMNEIVFPAGILQPPFFDPKADDAVNYGGMGAVIGHELTHGFDDQGSQYDPTGNLRDWWTAEDKAKFKQRTDMVDRQYSAFQPLDSVFVNGKLTMGENIADIGGLNIAFSALQKAIANKNVGKFDGFTPEQRFFLAWAQIWRNNSTDDALRQQVLTDPHSPAAFRINGPLSNMPQFYKAFGCGPGNKMYRPDAERVHIW, encoded by the coding sequence ATGAACAAAACCCAAATACTTTGGCTGGCCTCCGCCCTGAGCGGGGTAGTGGTAGCAGGTTGTTCTAAACCTGCCGCAGCTCCCCAGGTGGCCACCACCACAGAGACGCCGGCCGTCAGCCAGTCTGAGACCTTGGTTGCCGGGGTAGGGCTGAACATGGACAACTTGAACCGCAGCGTTTCACCGTGTGAAGACTTTAACCAGTTCGCCAATGGCGGATGGTTGAAAAACAACCCGGTTCCGGCCGCCGAGAGCCGCTGGGGCAGTTTCAATGAATTGCGCGACAACAACAACGCCGCCCTGCGCGCGGTGGTGAACGCGGCTATGGCCCAGACAACCGCCGCCAAAGGCTCTACCGCCCAAATGGTAGGTGATTTCTACGCCGCCGGCATGGACTCTATGGCCATTGAGAAAGCGGGCCTTTCACCGCTTAAACCGGAGTTGGACCGCATCAACGCCATCAAAGACCGCAACACCCTGCTGCAGACCCTGGCCCGCCAGAAGCAGATGGGCAGCGGTGCCTTGTTCGGGTTTGGAGTGAGCCAGGACCGCAAGAACAGCACCCAGCATATCGCCAACATCCGGCAGGGAGGCTTGGGCCTGCCAGACCGTGACTACTACCTGAAAACCGATGCCCGCTCCAAGAGCGTGAAGGCCGAGTACCAGAACCACGTGGCGCGCATGTTTCAGCTCATGGGTGATTCTGAGGCTAAGGCCAAACAGAACGCCGCCAAAGTAGTGGAGATGGAAACCCGTCTGGCCAACGCCTCTATGACCCGCGTGCAGCAGCGTGATCCCTACGCCACCTACAATAAAATGACCGTGGCCGAGGTGCAGAAACTGGCGCCCAACTTCAACTGGACTTCGCTTTTAAGCAACATGAAAGCCCAGGCCGCTAAAGAGATCATTGTAGGTCAGCCGGAGTTCTTCAAGGAAGCTAACCGCATGCTGGCCACCGTGCCGGTGTCAGACTGGAAAACCTACCTGCGCTGGCACCTGGTGCGCGGCACCGCCCCGTATCTGTCGCAGCCGTTTGTGCAGGAGAACTTTAATTTCTACAGCAAGTTTTTGAACGGTACCAAGGAAATGCAGCCGCGCTGGAAGCGGGTGCTGGGCACTACCGACGGCACCATCGGCGAAGCCCTGGGCCAGGAATACGTGAAGAAAACCTTTACGCCGGAAGCCAAGGCCAAAGCACTGGAGATGGTGAACAACCTGCGCGCCGCCTTCCAGGAGCACGTGAAAAACCTGGACTGGATGAGCGAAGACACCAAGAAGCAGGCCATGGCCAAGCTCAATGCCTTTGCCGTGAAGATTGGCTACCCAGACAAATGGAAAGACTATACAGGCCTGACCATTTCCCGCGACTCGTATGTGAAAAACATGCTGGACGCCGCCCAATGGAACTACAACAAGAACGTGGCTAAGCTGGGCCAGCCCGTAGATCGCACCGAATGGGGCATGACGCCACCCACGGTAAACGCCTACTACAGCCCTACCATGAACGAGATCGTGTTCCCGGCCGGTATTCTGCAGCCTCCGTTCTTTGACCCCAAAGCCGATGATGCCGTGAACTACGGGGGTATGGGCGCCGTGATTGGCCATGAACTGACCCACGGGTTTGACGACCAGGGCAGCCAGTATGACCCAACCGGGAACCTGCGTGACTGGTGGACCGCCGAAGACAAAGCCAAATTCAAACAGCGCACCGATATGGTAGACCGCCAGTACAGCGCCTTCCAGCCTCTGGACAGCGTGTTCGTGAACGGCAAATTGACCATGGGTGAGAATATAGCCGATATTGGGGGCTTGAACATTGCCTTCAGTGCCCTGCAGAAAGCCATTGCCAACAAGAACGTGGGCAAGTTTGACGGCTTCACGCCTGAGCAGCGCTTCTTCCTGGCCTGGGCCCAGATCTGGCGGAACAACTCCACCGACGATGCCCTGCGCCAGCAAGTCCTCACCGACCCGCACTCTCCGGCCGCCTTCCGGATTAACGGACCGCTGTCTAACATGCCGCAATTCTACAAAGCCTTCGGCTGTGGCCCGGGCAATAAGATGTACCGCCCAGACGCTGAGCGTGTGCACATCTGGTAA
- a CDS encoding YihY/virulence factor BrkB family protein, translating to MPSQLISYLQPVLRLFKEAFLLFKQNDPLRLASSAAFFTLFALPPILILVISLLGTLFSDALITGELFDKLAALVGENAAGQIELILTNFLDLQGNGWAAALSFLFLTFVATTLFTVIQNSVNQLWNIGLKGEQHLKRALRNRFRALAIIFTSGILFLAFLLIDASQAFINEHYVFYNQNVKYLLLEVMHRILGIAVETTWFAIIFRFLPFGHMPQRAIWVGAGVTALLFLIGKILLAHFLVNSGLGSLYATSGAIVVLLLFIFYSAMIFFYGACFTRVYARYIQQPLVPKSFATFYEWRETDKSPF from the coding sequence ATGCCCTCCCAACTCATCTCTTACCTGCAGCCGGTGCTGCGGCTGTTCAAGGAAGCCTTTTTGCTGTTCAAGCAGAATGACCCTCTGCGGCTGGCCTCCTCGGCGGCGTTTTTTACTTTGTTTGCGCTGCCGCCTATCTTGATTCTGGTCATCTCCCTGCTGGGCACGCTGTTCTCAGATGCCCTGATCACCGGCGAGCTTTTTGACAAACTGGCGGCCCTGGTGGGGGAGAACGCGGCGGGCCAGATTGAACTCATCCTGACCAATTTCCTGGACCTGCAAGGCAACGGCTGGGCCGCGGCCCTGTCTTTCCTTTTCCTTACGTTTGTGGCCACCACGCTCTTTACCGTTATCCAGAATTCCGTGAACCAGCTATGGAACATTGGCCTGAAAGGCGAGCAGCACCTAAAACGCGCCCTGCGCAACCGGTTCAGGGCGCTGGCCATCATCTTTACCAGCGGTATCCTTTTTCTTGCCTTTTTACTGATTGACGCCTCGCAGGCCTTTATCAATGAGCATTATGTGTTTTACAACCAGAACGTAAAGTACCTGCTCCTGGAAGTAATGCACCGCATTCTGGGCATAGCCGTGGAAACCACCTGGTTTGCTATCATCTTCCGGTTTCTGCCTTTTGGGCACATGCCGCAGCGGGCCATCTGGGTAGGGGCCGGCGTCACGGCCCTACTGTTTTTAATTGGTAAGATTTTGTTGGCTCATTTCCTGGTCAATAGCGGACTTGGTTCTTTGTATGCCACCTCCGGCGCCATTGTGGTGCTGCTGCTGTTTATCTTTTACTCGGCCATGATCTTTTTTTACGGGGCCTGCTTTACGCGCGTGTATGCCCGCTACATTCAGCAGCCCCTGGTGCCCAAGTCCTTTGCCACCTTCTATGAGTGGCGTGAAACGGATAAGTCTCCGTTTTAA
- a CDS encoding MGMT family protein, which produces MPKTDSPDKKTNFFQDVYEVVKLIPPGRVTSYGAIASYLGAKGSARMVGWALIASHSQHGIPAYRVVNRNGLLTGKQHFESYDAMQAHLEKEGITVKDDKVVDFENRFWDPAKELL; this is translated from the coding sequence ATGCCTAAAACAGATTCTCCAGATAAAAAGACCAATTTTTTTCAGGATGTCTATGAGGTGGTGAAACTGATTCCGCCGGGGCGGGTCACCTCTTACGGGGCTATTGCTTCTTACCTGGGCGCCAAGGGTTCGGCCCGCATGGTGGGTTGGGCGCTCATTGCCTCCCATTCCCAGCACGGCATTCCGGCTTATAGGGTGGTTAACCGCAACGGCCTGCTGACTGGCAAGCAGCACTTTGAATCTTATGACGCCATGCAGGCCCACCTGGAGAAGGAAGGCATCACGGTGAAAGACGACAAGGTGGTGGATTTTGAGAATCGTTTCTGGGACCCGGCCAAAGAACTTCTGTAG
- a CDS encoding efflux RND transporter periplasmic adaptor subunit, whose product MKIKYIVYALLILGFGALVYYRIESNKEMAGAGGPGGGPGGGGGKGPGGPGGAGGGMPMRVRGVVVTPQRFANTLSVTGSIEANEQVEVRSQISGLVRGIFFQEGSNVLKGQVLVKIDDSELRAQLTQAQTRQSLAAENERRARLLLEKEAISREEYDVARAELKTAQAQIQLVRAQLAKTSITAPFSGKVGLRSISNGSFLSPETVVTNLVNTNPVKISFAVPEKYAGQVKLNTELTFTVAGSSDTLTARVYALEPAIQASSRTLQIRARAANPNGTLLPGSFANIQLPLTVISDALLIPTEAVVPVQNGKKVFVTDNGKAKEVMIETSTRTEKDLLVISGLSAGDTVLTTGILSLKAGSPVKVALGKK is encoded by the coding sequence ATGAAGATAAAATATATTGTTTACGCCCTTCTCATTCTTGGCTTTGGAGCTTTAGTGTATTACCGTATAGAGAGCAATAAGGAAATGGCAGGCGCTGGTGGACCCGGTGGTGGTCCAGGTGGCGGTGGAGGAAAGGGTCCTGGAGGCCCCGGCGGCGCGGGCGGCGGCATGCCTATGCGCGTGCGGGGCGTGGTAGTGACTCCCCAGCGGTTCGCCAACACCCTCTCCGTAACCGGTTCCATTGAGGCCAACGAACAGGTAGAGGTCAGGTCCCAGATTTCTGGGTTGGTGCGCGGCATCTTCTTCCAGGAAGGCAGCAACGTGCTCAAAGGCCAGGTGCTGGTGAAAATAGACGACTCTGAACTAAGAGCCCAGCTTACCCAGGCCCAGACCCGGCAGTCACTGGCGGCAGAGAACGAACGGCGGGCCCGCCTGCTGCTGGAGAAAGAAGCCATCAGCCGCGAAGAATATGACGTAGCCCGCGCCGAACTGAAAACCGCCCAGGCCCAGATCCAGTTGGTGCGGGCACAGCTGGCCAAAACTTCTATTACTGCGCCCTTCTCTGGTAAAGTAGGGTTGCGCTCCATCTCCAACGGCAGTTTCCTTTCTCCTGAGACCGTGGTGACCAATCTGGTGAACACCAACCCGGTAAAGATCAGCTTTGCCGTGCCGGAGAAATACGCCGGTCAGGTGAAACTGAACACCGAGCTTACCTTCACCGTGGCCGGTTCTTCAGACACCCTCACTGCCAGGGTTTATGCCTTGGAGCCTGCCATTCAGGCTTCTTCCCGCACGCTCCAGATACGAGCCCGGGCCGCCAACCCTAACGGCACGCTGTTGCCGGGTTCCTTTGCCAATATCCAATTGCCGCTAACCGTTATTTCAGATGCGCTCCTTATCCCTACCGAGGCCGTGGTTCCGGTGCAGAATGGTAAGAAAGTATTTGTCACCGATAACGGGAAAGCCAAAGAAGTTATGATTGAAACCTCCACCCGTACGGAGAAGGACCTGCTGGTCATCTCTGGTCTGAGCGCCGGTGATACGGTCCTGACTACCGGAATTTTGTCTTTGAAAGCAGGAAGCCCGGTAAAAGTGGCTTTGGGGAAGAAATAA
- a CDS encoding efflux RND transporter permease subunit: protein MSLSTTSIKRPVFTIVLNLLLMLFGVIGYTFLGVREYPSIDPAIVSVRTSYSGANSDIIESQITEPLEKAINSIDGVRNISSTSNQGSSNINIEFNLEKNLEEAANDVRDKVSQAVRSLPEDIDAPPVVSKADADSEPIITMTVRSANRDALQISDYAENVISQRLQTIPGVSSIQIWGQKRYAMRLWLDPMKLASHGLTVGDVRNALNRQNVELPTGKVSGSNTELTVKTLGNLSSQEQFNNLIISSEGETITRFSDVGRAELGAENLETKMTESGTPMVGMAIIPQPGTNYLEIAGNFYDQFEKLKSEVPKDIQLDIVMDNTVFIKKSVIEVAETILIALILVILIIYLFFRDWGIAFRPLIDIPVSLVATFFIMYLAGFSINVLTLLAIVLATGLVVDDGIVVTENIYKKVEEGMSPIEAAIKGSNEIFMAVISISITLAAVFLPVIFLEGFVGRLFREFGVVIGAAVLISAFVSLTLTPMLNAYLMKGGEQKKSKFYNWTEPMFQKMNSSYAEALASFMKRRWLSFPIILVCLGLTVLFYMTLQKETAPYDDRSMLRVSATGPEGASYEYMDRFMLELTQLVEDSIPEKQVNLVITSPGFGGSSSVNSGMMRLALKQPEDRERSQKEVADHLSKLTRRFPEARTNVSQQPTISVNRRGGQPIQYIIQAPNFEKLQEKIPVFLEEVNQNPIFTNADVNLKFNKPEINITIDREKAQSLGVSVIDVAQTLQLSLSGQRFGYFLMNGRQYQVMGQFDRPDRDDPTDLTSLFVRSSTGQLVQLDNLVTMQERSSPPQLYHNNRYLSATISAGLAPGKSIGDGIEAMDEIRDKVLDKTFTTDLAGESRDFVESGSNTMFAFGLALLLIYLILAAQFESFVDPFIIILTVPMAVAGAMLSLWLFGQTWNIFSQIGTIMLIGLVTKNGILIVEFANQLREDGKPKMEAILEASEARLRPILMTSLAIALGALPIALALGAAAQSRIGMGVVIVGGTIFSLVLTLFVIPAIYSMWSRDRKHHPEFDHIEEYEKSVAH from the coding sequence ATGAGTTTATCCACCACCAGTATTAAACGCCCGGTCTTCACGATTGTGCTCAACCTGCTCCTGATGCTTTTTGGGGTGATTGGGTACACGTTCCTGGGCGTGAGGGAATACCCTTCCATTGACCCCGCCATCGTGTCGGTGCGGACCAGTTACTCCGGCGCCAACTCAGACATTATTGAGTCACAGATCACCGAGCCCCTGGAGAAAGCCATTAACTCTATTGATGGGGTCCGGAACATCTCCTCTACCTCTAACCAGGGTTCCAGCAACATCAACATTGAGTTCAACCTGGAGAAAAACCTGGAAGAGGCCGCCAATGACGTGCGCGACAAAGTATCTCAAGCGGTAAGAAGCCTCCCCGAGGACATTGACGCCCCGCCGGTGGTTTCCAAAGCCGATGCCGACTCCGAGCCCATCATTACCATGACCGTGCGCAGCGCCAACCGCGACGCCCTCCAGATCTCTGATTACGCCGAAAACGTGATCTCCCAGCGGTTGCAGACTATCCCCGGGGTGAGTAGCATCCAGATCTGGGGCCAGAAACGCTACGCTATGCGCCTATGGCTGGACCCCATGAAACTGGCCTCGCATGGCTTGACCGTGGGCGATGTGCGCAACGCCCTTAACCGCCAGAACGTGGAACTGCCTACCGGAAAGGTAAGCGGCAGCAATACCGAGCTTACCGTGAAGACCCTGGGTAATTTATCTAGCCAAGAGCAGTTCAACAATCTTATCATCTCCTCTGAAGGCGAAACCATTACCCGCTTCAGTGACGTGGGCCGGGCCGAATTAGGCGCGGAGAACCTTGAAACCAAGATGACCGAATCTGGTACGCCCATGGTAGGGATGGCCATTATTCCGCAGCCGGGCACCAACTACCTTGAGATTGCCGGCAACTTCTATGACCAGTTTGAGAAACTCAAATCTGAGGTTCCCAAAGACATTCAGCTGGACATTGTGATGGACAACACCGTGTTCATCAAGAAATCTGTGATTGAGGTAGCGGAGACTATTCTCATTGCCTTGATCCTGGTAATCCTGATCATCTACCTGTTCTTCAGGGACTGGGGCATTGCCTTCCGGCCGTTGATAGATATTCCGGTTTCGTTGGTCGCCACGTTCTTTATCATGTACCTGGCCGGGTTCTCCATTAATGTGCTTACCCTGCTGGCCATTGTGTTGGCGACGGGTCTGGTAGTGGATGACGGGATTGTGGTAACGGAGAACATCTACAAAAAAGTAGAGGAAGGCATGTCACCCATTGAGGCGGCCATCAAAGGCTCCAATGAGATTTTCATGGCGGTTATCTCCATCTCCATCACGCTGGCGGCGGTGTTCCTACCGGTAATCTTCCTGGAAGGCTTCGTGGGGAGGCTGTTCCGGGAATTTGGGGTGGTCATAGGGGCCGCCGTATTGATCTCTGCCTTTGTTTCTTTGACCCTGACGCCTATGCTGAACGCTTACCTGATGAAAGGTGGCGAGCAGAAGAAGTCTAAGTTCTATAACTGGACCGAGCCAATGTTCCAGAAAATGAACAGCAGCTACGCGGAGGCCCTGGCTTCCTTTATGAAACGCAGATGGCTGAGCTTCCCTATCATCCTGGTTTGTCTGGGATTGACGGTGCTGTTTTACATGACCCTGCAGAAAGAAACCGCGCCGTATGATGACCGCAGCATGCTGCGGGTGTCTGCCACTGGACCAGAGGGCGCCTCCTATGAATACATGGATCGCTTTATGCTGGAACTGACCCAACTGGTGGAAGACTCTATTCCGGAAAAGCAGGTGAACCTGGTGATTACCTCGCCGGGCTTTGGCGGGTCTAGCTCAGTGAACAGCGGTATGATGCGCCTGGCCTTAAAGCAGCCCGAAGACCGGGAACGCTCCCAGAAAGAAGTAGCCGATCATTTGTCTAAACTGACCAGACGCTTCCCGGAGGCCAGAACCAACGTAAGCCAGCAGCCTACCATCTCGGTGAACCGGCGCGGGGGCCAGCCTATCCAGTACATTATTCAGGCGCCTAACTTTGAGAAGCTGCAGGAGAAAATACCGGTGTTCCTGGAAGAAGTCAACCAGAACCCCATCTTCACCAACGCAGACGTCAACCTGAAATTCAACAAGCCGGAAATCAACATCACCATTGACCGCGAAAAGGCCCAAAGCCTGGGCGTATCTGTGATTGACGTGGCCCAAACCCTGCAGCTTTCTTTGAGCGGGCAGCGCTTTGGGTATTTTCTCATGAACGGACGCCAGTACCAGGTCATGGGCCAGTTTGACCGCCCTGACCGCGATGACCCTACCGATTTAACTTCCTTGTTCGTGCGCAGTTCTACCGGCCAACTGGTGCAGCTGGACAACCTGGTAACCATGCAGGAACGCAGCAGCCCACCGCAGCTCTACCACAACAACCGGTACCTGTCCGCGACCATCTCGGCCGGGCTTGCCCCAGGCAAAAGTATTGGCGACGGGATTGAGGCCATGGATGAGATCAGAGACAAGGTGCTAGACAAAACCTTTACCACTGACCTGGCCGGGGAATCCCGTGACTTTGTGGAAAGCGGTTCCAATACCATGTTCGCCTTCGGCCTGGCGTTGCTGCTTATTTACCTGATTCTGGCCGCGCAGTTTGAGAGCTTCGTAGATCCGTTCATCATCATTTTAACGGTACCAATGGCGGTGGCCGGGGCCATGCTGTCTCTGTGGCTGTTTGGGCAGACCTGGAACATCTTCAGCCAGATTGGAACCATCATGCTCATAGGGCTGGTAACCAAGAACGGTATCTTGATTGTAGAATTTGCCAACCAGCTGCGCGAAGACGGCAAACCTAAGATGGAGGCCATACTGGAAGCCTCTGAAGCCCGTTTGCGCCCTATTTTGATGACCAGTTTGGCCATTGCACTGGGTGCCTTGCCCATTGCCCTGGCCCTAGGCGCGGCCGCCCAAAGCCGCATAGGCATGGGCGTGGTGATTGTAGGCGGAACCATTTTCTCGTTGGTTTTGACGCTGTTCGTGATTCCGGCCATTTACTCCATGTGGTCCAGAGACCGCAAGCATCACCCAGAATTTGACCACATTGAAGAGTACGAGAAATCTGTGGCTCACTAA
- a CDS encoding TolC family protein, translating into MIAHKNWFLPAFFLLLFLGTAPAKAQELLTLEEAVKITLERNFDIKLFANDVQIAENNVSRGNAGMLPNVNATLTNNNTIQNSSQTRADGQVNEVSWGRGSTLNYGVGLNWTVFNGFAMFARFEQLQELQKLGEANLQQTVLTRVGDVISTYYDLVQQQLQLRAYDTAVSLSQFRVQTAKTRFEIGKAARLEVLNAQVDFNTDTTNLLRQQELYRNTQIRLNEIMAREVSTQFRVVDGITINDQLTLAQLSSLVEQQNPALKAAVLNRRVAELQARQVRASRYPTIGVNTGYSFSHNRSALGFSTLSTGNGLTYGVTAAVPIFTGFNQRRNEQNANIQINSAEIQFQQVNQNLQAQLAAAFQTYRTNLTLVRLEENNQRIARQNLDITMEKYRLGSITTMEVRDAQLNFVNSTVRYSNALYQAKIAEVSLREISGNLDL; encoded by the coding sequence ATGATAGCACACAAAAACTGGTTTCTGCCTGCCTTCTTCCTGCTCCTTTTCTTAGGAACAGCCCCGGCGAAGGCGCAGGAGCTTTTAACTTTAGAGGAAGCCGTTAAGATTACCCTGGAGCGCAACTTTGACATTAAGCTGTTCGCCAATGATGTACAGATAGCAGAAAACAACGTGAGCCGCGGCAACGCCGGCATGCTGCCGAATGTGAACGCTACCCTTACCAACAACAACACCATTCAGAACAGCTCCCAGACCCGCGCCGATGGCCAGGTAAACGAAGTAAGCTGGGGCCGGGGCTCTACCCTCAACTACGGCGTGGGCCTGAACTGGACCGTCTTTAACGGGTTTGCCATGTTTGCCCGCTTTGAGCAGCTGCAGGAACTGCAGAAACTCGGCGAGGCCAACCTGCAGCAAACGGTGCTTACCCGCGTGGGCGACGTGATCAGTACCTACTATGACCTGGTGCAGCAGCAATTGCAACTGCGGGCCTATGACACGGCGGTTTCGTTGTCCCAGTTCAGGGTGCAGACCGCCAAGACCCGCTTTGAGATAGGCAAGGCCGCCCGCCTGGAAGTCCTGAACGCCCAGGTAGACTTTAACACCGACACCACCAACCTGCTGCGCCAGCAGGAGCTTTACCGCAATACCCAGATACGCCTGAATGAGATTATGGCCCGTGAGGTGTCCACGCAGTTTAGGGTAGTAGACGGCATCACCATTAATGACCAGTTAACCCTGGCGCAGCTTTCCTCTCTGGTAGAGCAGCAGAACCCGGCCTTAAAAGCCGCCGTGTTGAACCGCCGCGTTGCCGAGCTGCAGGCCCGGCAGGTGCGGGCCAGCCGCTACCCCACCATTGGGGTGAACACCGGCTACAGCTTCTCCCATAACCGGTCGGCACTGGGTTTCTCCACGCTCTCTACCGGAAACGGGCTCACCTACGGCGTCACGGCGGCGGTGCCTATTTTCACCGGCTTTAACCAGCGCAGAAACGAGCAGAACGCCAACATCCAGATCAACAGCGCCGAAATACAGTTTCAGCAGGTGAACCAGAATCTGCAGGCTCAGCTGGCCGCCGCGTTCCAGACCTACCGCACCAACCTGACCCTGGTGCGCCTGGAGGAAAACAACCAGCGCATTGCCCGCCAGAACCTGGACATCACCATGGAGAAATACCGGCTGGGCAGCATCACCACCATGGAAGTGCGGGACGCCCAACTTAACTTCGTGAATTCTACCGTGCGCTACAGCAACGCCCTTTACCAGGCCAAAATAGCAGAAGTCTCCCTCCGGGAAATCTCCGGTAACCTGGACCTGTAG
- a CDS encoding acyl-CoA thioesterase, giving the protein MKHQTTSPRPSVLESQTRIRFDHCDPFGHLNNSAFLNYFQNEREDQVEAAYGMDIHAFFRKTGRAWVVGQNQIVYLSPATVRELVTIQTAIIQITDTSMLVEHVMLDEKKEKLKAVLWTKFVYIDVRKNERAQHEPELMELFNEVAVKEEVPTVFEDRVRQLREKMKAAQLKTK; this is encoded by the coding sequence ATGAAACACCAGACCACTTCCCCCAGACCTTCCGTGCTGGAAAGCCAGACCCGAATCAGGTTTGACCACTGCGATCCCTTCGGGCATTTGAACAACAGCGCCTTCCTTAACTACTTCCAGAACGAGCGCGAAGACCAGGTGGAAGCCGCCTACGGCATGGACATTCACGCCTTCTTCCGGAAGACCGGCCGGGCCTGGGTAGTGGGCCAAAACCAGATTGTGTACCTGAGCCCCGCCACCGTGCGCGAGCTAGTCACCATCCAGACTGCCATCATCCAGATCACCGACACCAGCATGCTGGTAGAACACGTCATGCTGGACGAGAAAAAAGAAAAGCTGAAGGCCGTGCTCTGGACCAAGTTTGTGTACATAGACGTCCGCAAAAACGAGCGGGCCCAGCATGAACCGGAGTTAATGGAGCTGTTCAATGAGGTAGCCGTGAAAGAGGAGGTGCCCACGGTGTTTGAAGACCGAGTGCGGCAGTTGCGGGAGAAGATGAAAGCCGCCCAGTTAAAGACGAAGTAG
- a CDS encoding RrF2 family transcriptional regulator, producing the protein MLSKTTEYALRAIVYIAINNEGGKKVGIKELSQELELPSPFMGKILQDLVRKGVIASMKGPHGGFYLHRPASEITILEVVNTIDGLEAFKKCGMGMKKCSDKHPCPLHNDIKAYRDHLLGVFNKKNIQDLVDSIKSGKFFITNVPEDQVKILNPLL; encoded by the coding sequence ATGTTATCTAAGACAACCGAATACGCCCTCCGGGCGATTGTATATATTGCCATCAACAATGAGGGCGGCAAGAAAGTAGGCATTAAAGAACTGTCACAGGAACTGGAACTGCCCAGCCCGTTCATGGGCAAGATCCTTCAGGACCTGGTGCGCAAGGGCGTCATTGCCTCTATGAAAGGTCCGCACGGCGGATTTTACCTGCACCGGCCTGCCTCTGAGATCACCATTCTGGAAGTGGTGAACACCATAGACGGGCTGGAGGCTTTCAAGAAATGCGGCATGGGCATGAAAAAGTGCTCAGACAAACACCCCTGCCCGCTGCACAATGACATTAAAGCCTACCGTGACCACCTGCTGGGCGTGTTCAACAAGAAAAATATCCAAGACCTGGTAGACAGCATCAAATCAGGGAAGTTCTTTATCACCAACGTGCCTGAAGACCAGGTGAAAATTTTGAATCCGCTTCTATAG